The Mycolicibacterium smegmatis genome has a window encoding:
- the arr gene encoding NAD(+)--rifampin ADP-ribosyltransferase yields MVVANPPKPFEVHESGAYLHGTKADLKVGDRLVPGRESNFEAGRIMKHVYITQTLDAAVWGAELAVGEGRGRIYIVEPEGEIEDDPNVTDKKLPGNPTRSYRTREPVRIVGELTDWEGHSPEQIAAMREGLEDLRRKGLAVIYD; encoded by the coding sequence ATAGTGGTGGCGAATCCGCCGAAACCGTTCGAAGTGCACGAGTCCGGGGCCTATCTGCACGGCACCAAGGCCGACCTCAAGGTGGGGGACCGACTGGTGCCCGGCCGCGAGTCCAACTTCGAGGCCGGGCGCATCATGAAGCACGTCTACATCACCCAGACGCTGGACGCCGCGGTGTGGGGCGCCGAGCTTGCTGTCGGTGAGGGTCGCGGGCGGATTTACATCGTCGAACCCGAGGGCGAGATCGAAGACGACCCGAACGTCACCGACAAGAAGCTCCCCGGCAACCCGACCCGCTCCTACCGCACCCGTGAGCCCGTGCGGATCGTCGGGGAGCTCACCGACTGGGAGGGGCATTCGCCGGAGCAGATCGCTGCCATGCGGGAGGGGCTCGAGGATCTACGGCGCAAGGGGCTCGCGGTCATCTATGACTAG